The following coding sequences are from one Lolium rigidum isolate FL_2022 chromosome 6, APGP_CSIRO_Lrig_0.1, whole genome shotgun sequence window:
- the LOC124663160 gene encoding mavicyanin-like, with protein MAAARNLVPLLTLLLFAAAAPAPSAATKFVVGDKQNWAPNVNYTAWPDKYHFHVDDWLQFNYEKDMYDVVQVADEAAYQKCDPSNPVVSYNRGRNYVIQLNRTGRYYFICSRGYCWNGMKVTVLVEPRPAPPPSAIAPSASGAAVSAGLSSWALAAAAASLCAAVFGLPFAA; from the exons ATGGCAGCCGCGCGCAATCTCGTCCCCCTCCTGACGCTCCTCCtcttcgcggcggcggcgccggccccCTCAGCGGCGACCAAGTTCGTCGTCGGCGACAAGCAGAACTGGGCGCCCAACGTCAACTACACCGCCTGGCCCGACAAGTACCACTTCCATGTCGACGACTGGCTCC AGTTCAACTACGAGAAGGACATGTACGACGTGGTGCAGGTGGCCGACGAGGCGGCGTACCAGAAGTGCGACCCGAGCAACCCCGTCGTCAGCTACAACCGGGGCCGCAACTATGTCATCCAGCTCAACCGCACCGGCCGCTACTACTTCATCTGCAGCCGCGGCTACTGCTGGAACGGCATGAAGGTCACCGTGCTCGTCGAGCCgcgcccagcgccgccgccgtcagCCATAGCGCCGTCAGCCAGCGGCGCCGCCGTCTCCGCCGGGCTTTCGTCGTGGGCTCTCGCGGCTGCCGCCGCCTCGCTGTGCGCGGCGGTTTTCGGTTTGCCGTTTGCGGCGTGA